The genomic stretch GGCGGCAGCGACTCCAGCCCGGACAGGCGCGAGGTGAGCCATGACGCCAGTCCGCTCGCCTCGATGCCGGCCGCCAGCGCGAAGCCGCCGCCCAGCAAGAGCAGCGTGTCCCACGGCACGCGCCGCAGCGCCGCCACGGACAGCCGCCGCATGAGCACGAGCGCCAGCGCGCCCACCATCGCCACCGTCGCCTCGTAGTGCTTGCCCCCCAGCTTGAAGCCGCCGAAGGCCCGCGCCACGGGGCCCGCGAGCAGCTCGCGCAGCGGGTCACCGGCGATCCACAGCACCGCCGCGACCAGGAACACGGCGCCCACCGTCCGCTCGCCTTGCGTCATGGGGCCCAGCCGCGCCAGCTCCCGGGCGATGACGTCGCCCCCCTGCCCGGGCCCCAGCGCGTCCTTGCGGCCCCAGCGCCACAGCATCGCCCACGTCAGGGGGATGAAGAGGAGCACGAAGGGGAGGGCGGCGACGATGTACTCCACGAAGCCGACGTCCGTGCCCAGCCGGCGGGAGACGACGCCGGCGAACACGGAGTTGGTGGGGCTGCCAATCTTGGTGCCGATGCCGCCGATGTTGGAGCCGTACGCCACCGCGAGCATCAGCGCCGCGCCGAAGTGCTCGAGCCTGCGGCCCTCGGCCGCCTGCAGCTGGGTGAGCAGCGCCATGCCAATGGGCACCATCATCACCGCCGTCGCGGTGTTGGAGATCCACAGCGACACGGCGGCGGTGGACGCGAGCATGCCGAACAGCAGCCGCTGGGGGCCGGTGCCCACCGCGTGCATGATGAGCAGGGCGATGCGGCGGTGCAGGCCCCACTGCTCCATGCTCGCGCCCAGGGCCATGCCGCCCATGAAGAGGAAGATGTACGGGTCGAGGAAGGGCAGCGTGGCGCGGCCCAGCGCGACGGCGGCGTTGTCGGTGGCGAAGACGCCCAGCAGGGGGAAGAGCGCCACGGGCAGCACGGCCGTCCAGGCCATGGGCACGGCCTCGGTGAACCACCAGATGGCCATCCACGCGGCCACGGCGGCGGCCGCGGCGGGGCGGTGGTCCAGGCCGGGGAGGGTGTGGAGGCCGGAGGGGACCAGGTACAGCAGGGCGGCCACCACGGGCCCCGCGAGGCGTCCCACCCACTGTCCCGTCGTCGCGCGCCGCTGGGGCTGCTCGCTCATGCGCGGCGACCGTCGCACAGGTGATGCCCGGGGTGGGAGGGGAAAGCCCGCCTTCCCGCCGGGCGTGCGTGGGTCCCCCGCGCCCGGCCGTGATAGGTTGGCGTCCTTCCGCGCCGCGCCATGATTCAATTCTTCCACGTCTACAAGGCGTATCCCGGCGATCCGCCGGTGCTCTCGGACATCAACCTCAGCGTGGAGAAGGGCGAGTTCGTCTTTCTCACCGGCCCTTCCGGCGCGGGGAAGACGACGCTGCTCAAGCTCATCTTCTGCGCGGAGAAGGCCACCAAGGGGCAGATTCTGGTGGGGGGGCGCAACATCGCCCGCATCCGCGAGTCCGCCGTGCCCTACCTGCGGCGCAACATCGGCGTGGTGTTCCAGGACTTCAAGCTGCTGCCGCACCGGACGGTGGAGGACAACGTGTCCTTCACGCTGGACGTGCTGGGGGTGCCCCGGGCGCAGGCGCGCGACAAGGTGCACCGGATGCTCAAGCTGGTGGGGCTGGAGCACAAGGCGGATTCGTTCCCGCTGCGGCTGTCGGGTGGAGAGCAGCAGCGCGTCGTCATCGCGCGCGCGCTCGTCAACGACCCGACCATCCTCCTGGCGGACGAGCCCACCGGCAACCTGGACCCGGCGCTCACCGTCGAAATCATGGACCTGCTCACGCAGGTGAACGTGCGCGGCACCACGGTGGTGGTGGCCACGCACGACGCCACGCTGCTGTCGCGCTACCAGAAGCGCACCGTGCGGCTGGAGCGCGGGCAGATCGTCTCCGACGAGGACGGCGTCAAGGCGGCGCGGCGGATGGTGGTATGAGCGCGCTGGCGAAGACGCGGTACTTCTGGCGCTCGGCGGCGGTGGGGCTCAAGCACTCGCCCTTCGTCCACTTCATCGCGGTGACGACCATCGCCATCGCCCTGTTCGCGGCGGGGCTGGCGCGCGGCGGGGCGCGGGTGCTGGACAACCTCCTGGCCTCGCTCGGGGGCGAGGTGGAGGTGACGGTGTACCTGTCGCCGGAGCTGGGCCAGGACGAGGCGCACGGCGTGCGCGGCCGCGTGGAGGCGCTCAGCCGGGGGCAGGTGTCGCTGGTGCCGCCCGACGCGGCGATGGCGCGGCTGCGCGAGGAGCTGGGCGAGCTGGGCGAGGCGCTCTCGGAGCTGCCGGAGAACCCGCTGCCCGCGACGCTCGAGCTGCGCGTGCCCCCCGACCAGCGCACGCCCGAGGCGCTCCAGGCGCTGGCGAAGGAGCTGCGCGCGCTGCCGGGCGTGGCCGGCGTGGACTACGGCGAG from Myxococcus stipitatus encodes the following:
- a CDS encoding cell division protein FtsX, with amino-acid sequence MSALAKTRYFWRSAAVGLKHSPFVHFIAVTTIAIALFAAGLARGGARVLDNLLASLGGEVEVTVYLSPELGQDEAHGVRGRVEALSRGQVSLVPPDAAMARLREELGELGEALSELPENPLPATLELRVPPDQRTPEALQALAKELRALPGVAGVDYGEAAVERLTAIARALRFGALVAFAVVLSATVVIVAATLQLAIYSRREEIEIQKLVGATDRFVKAPFLLEGLLQGLLGAGVALLGLWAFGRLVGPTLGSLFAFLLGPGVGAPWVEPRLALELVGAGCGLGLGGSFVAVGRFLRV
- a CDS encoding SLC13 family permease, with protein sequence MSEQPQRRATTGQWVGRLAGPVVAALLYLVPSGLHTLPGLDHRPAAAAAVAAWMAIWWFTEAVPMAWTAVLPVALFPLLGVFATDNAAVALGRATLPFLDPYIFLFMGGMALGASMEQWGLHRRIALLIMHAVGTGPQRLLFGMLASTAAVSLWISNTATAVMMVPIGMALLTQLQAAEGRRLEHFGAALMLAVAYGSNIGGIGTKIGSPTNSVFAGVVSRRLGTDVGFVEYIVAALPFVLLFIPLTWAMLWRWGRKDALGPGQGGDVIARELARLGPMTQGERTVGAVFLVAAVLWIAGDPLRELLAGPVARAFGGFKLGGKHYEATVAMVGALALVLMRRLSVAALRRVPWDTLLLLGGGFALAAGIEASGLASWLTSRLSGLESLPPLASHAVVATATILLSAIASNTATTNVMLNVLPASRPLLAVSTFAASCDFALPAGTPPNAIVFGSGAVRLPVMMRAGILLDLLAAAVLTVYGATWVQWVLP
- the ftsE gene encoding cell division ATP-binding protein FtsE, with amino-acid sequence MIQFFHVYKAYPGDPPVLSDINLSVEKGEFVFLTGPSGAGKTTLLKLIFCAEKATKGQILVGGRNIARIRESAVPYLRRNIGVVFQDFKLLPHRTVEDNVSFTLDVLGVPRAQARDKVHRMLKLVGLEHKADSFPLRLSGGEQQRVVIARALVNDPTILLADEPTGNLDPALTVEIMDLLTQVNVRGTTVVVATHDATLLSRYQKRTVRLERGQIVSDEDGVKAARRMVV